From Solidesulfovibrio carbinoliphilus subsp. oakridgensis, the proteins below share one genomic window:
- a CDS encoding XrtA system polysaccharide deacetylase, whose translation MPQESRNALTVDVEDYFHVSAFEGVIRPGQWGGFDCRVAANTRRILALFDEYDLTATFFVLGWVARRHPDLVRDIAAAGHEIACHGFGHKRIRFQTPKAFRRDVAASKALLEDIAGRPVLGYRAPSYSITPETAWALDVLIEEGFAYDSSIFPIVHDLYGFPGASPHPHRIRRPAGEILEFPPTTLRLRLLGRSLALPISGGGYLRLFPACFLRWGLARVNRREGQPCVLYFHPWEIDPGQPRIPACLKSRFRHYLNLDKTEDRLRTLFEGLSFGPMGLLLAGLGPLPAISLDQSPTPARMER comes from the coding sequence ATGCCGCAAGAGAGCCGCAATGCCCTGACCGTGGACGTGGAAGACTACTTCCACGTCAGCGCCTTCGAAGGCGTCATCCGGCCGGGGCAGTGGGGCGGGTTCGATTGCCGGGTGGCGGCCAATACCCGCCGCATCCTCGCTCTCTTTGACGAATACGATCTTACGGCCACGTTTTTCGTCCTCGGCTGGGTGGCCAGGCGCCATCCGGACCTGGTACGGGACATCGCGGCCGCCGGCCACGAGATCGCCTGTCATGGGTTCGGCCACAAGCGCATCCGCTTCCAGACGCCCAAGGCCTTTCGCCGCGACGTGGCCGCGTCCAAGGCCCTGCTGGAAGACATCGCCGGCCGGCCGGTCCTCGGCTACCGGGCACCGAGCTATTCCATCACGCCCGAGACCGCCTGGGCCCTGGACGTCCTGATCGAGGAAGGATTCGCCTACGATTCGAGCATCTTTCCCATCGTCCACGATCTGTACGGCTTTCCCGGGGCCTCGCCGCATCCCCACCGCATCCGGCGTCCGGCCGGGGAGATCCTGGAATTTCCTCCCACCACCCTGCGCCTGCGCCTCCTTGGCCGGTCGCTGGCCCTGCCCATTTCCGGCGGCGGCTATCTGCGCCTTTTCCCGGCCTGTTTTTTGCGGTGGGGCCTGGCCCGCGTCAACCGCCGCGAAGGCCAGCCGTGCGTCCTTTACTTCCACCCCTGGGAGATCGATCCCGGCCAGCCCCGGATACCCGCCTGCCTGAAATCCCGGTTTCGCCACTACCTCAACCTGGACAAGACGGAAGACCGGCTGCGCACCCTGTTCGAGGGACTTTCTTTCGGGCCCATGGGCCTCCTGCTGGCCGGCCTCGGTCCGCTGCCGGCCATTTCCCTGGACCAATCCCCAACACCCGCCCGCATGGAGCGGTGA
- a CDS encoding O-antigen ligase family protein, whose protein sequence is MGINTLLGIFGYATFSQPWIMTLLFVAFYLVLGLLALTRPVAAMVLYFGTSIMNPQASYPFLMNIPLAKIAAGVGLLACLINFNKISVRVPLALFPMVAFLVTVVVSASSALRPELADQRFEEFLKVGLMTFLTVWAVTTRRDYTFFFWGILGSVSYDVLKNLVETQTKEAWVSVSGVAGWISDSNDWALALAMGMPLFYTALALNWDRGWKARTVFGLAAIGALLTLTLTSSRGGFLAAVVSGGVFLLMDRKPWRSVLVGGLIAVVVSFYMPTSYVDKVQTIFGLGGTAESAWEKQMDEDQEYTGAERVFYWRIAYEIMLEHPLTGVGWGNFIKEFERRENLAEGVVAHSTWFQVGSEAGVISLSTYVLMILCALASAFRTWWRARRGGDRWREWQARAVFCGVVAFCIGATFLSRENSEFLFIYLAMSAILARLAPQEQAVAVVKAGRSVAGGLLPRPRAAKKESLA, encoded by the coding sequence ATGGGCATCAATACGCTGCTTGGAATTTTCGGCTACGCCACCTTCAGCCAGCCCTGGATCATGACCCTGCTGTTCGTGGCCTTCTACCTGGTGCTCGGCCTGCTCGCCCTGACACGGCCCGTGGCCGCCATGGTCCTTTATTTCGGCACCTCCATCATGAACCCCCAGGCGAGCTACCCCTTTCTCATGAATATCCCCCTGGCCAAGATCGCGGCCGGGGTGGGGCTTCTGGCCTGTCTGATCAATTTCAACAAGATCTCCGTGCGGGTGCCGCTGGCGCTTTTCCCCATGGTCGCCTTCCTGGTCACGGTTGTGGTCAGCGCCTCCTCGGCCCTGCGGCCGGAACTGGCGGACCAGCGTTTCGAGGAATTCCTCAAGGTGGGGCTGATGACGTTCCTGACGGTCTGGGCCGTCACCACCCGCCGGGACTACACCTTCTTTTTCTGGGGCATCCTCGGCAGCGTGTCCTACGATGTCCTCAAAAACCTGGTGGAGACCCAGACCAAGGAGGCCTGGGTTTCCGTCAGCGGCGTGGCCGGCTGGATCAGCGATTCCAATGACTGGGCCCTGGCCCTGGCCATGGGCATGCCGCTTTTCTACACCGCCCTGGCCCTCAACTGGGACCGGGGATGGAAGGCCCGGACCGTGTTCGGCCTGGCCGCCATCGGCGCGCTGTTGACCCTGACCCTGACCTCGTCCCGGGGCGGTTTTCTGGCCGCGGTCGTCTCCGGCGGGGTATTCCTGCTCATGGACCGCAAGCCCTGGCGGTCCGTGCTGGTCGGGGGCCTGATCGCGGTGGTGGTCTCCTTTTACATGCCCACATCCTACGTCGACAAGGTGCAGACCATTTTCGGCCTCGGCGGAACGGCGGAATCGGCCTGGGAGAAGCAGATGGACGAGGACCAGGAGTACACCGGCGCGGAGCGGGTGTTCTACTGGAGGATCGCCTACGAGATCATGTTGGAGCATCCCCTGACCGGCGTGGGATGGGGAAATTTCATCAAGGAATTCGAACGCCGGGAAAACCTGGCCGAAGGCGTGGTGGCCCACAGCACCTGGTTTCAGGTCGGCTCGGAAGCGGGGGTCATAAGCCTCTCCACCTATGTCCTCATGATCCTTTGCGCCCTGGCTTCGGCCTTTCGGACCTGGTGGCGCGCCCGCAGGGGCGGGGACCGCTGGCGGGAGTGGCAGGCCCGGGCCGTCTTTTGCGGGGTGGTCGCCTTTTGCATCGGCGCGACGTTTCTGAGCCGGGAAAACTCCGAATTCCTGTTCATCTACCTGGCCATGTCGGCCATCCTGGCCCGGCTGGCGCCCCAGGAGCAGGCCGTGGCCGTGGTCAAGGCCGGCCGGTCCGTGGCCGGGGGCCTGCTCCCCCGGCCACGGGCGGCCAAAAAGGAGAGCCTGGCATGA
- a CDS encoding class I SAM-dependent methyltransferase, which yields MIAEERKMRERAFHDRRFGVADGSRPVLETAYRLMLPANRRYHQAMEAVRPLGRVLDYGCGNGDNALVFARRGLDITGIDISRSGVEHARAEAARVGLDTEFQVMDAEDLDFPDNTFAAVSGKGILHHLNLDRALSEIGRVLTPAGRAVFIEPLGHNPFINWYRRRTPEARTPDERPLRATDLDRVRTYFQDVKFTYFNLTTLCALPFGDGETFDTVFSLCGRLDGWLLGAFPWLGRYSWVVFMDMRGPVKPSGRP from the coding sequence ATGATCGCGGAAGAACGCAAGATGCGCGAGCGGGCGTTTCACGACCGGCGGTTTGGCGTCGCGGACGGGTCGCGTCCGGTGCTCGAGACCGCCTACCGCCTGATGCTCCCCGCCAACCGGCGCTACCACCAGGCCATGGAGGCTGTGCGTCCCCTTGGCCGGGTCCTCGACTACGGCTGCGGCAACGGCGACAACGCCCTGGTCTTTGCCCGGCGGGGCCTGGACATCACCGGCATCGACATCTCCCGAAGCGGGGTGGAGCACGCCCGGGCCGAGGCGGCGCGGGTGGGGCTCGATACGGAGTTTCAGGTCATGGACGCCGAGGACCTGGATTTTCCGGACAACACGTTTGCGGCCGTGTCCGGCAAGGGCATCCTGCACCACCTGAACCTCGATCGGGCGTTGTCCGAAATCGGCCGGGTCCTGACGCCGGCCGGCCGGGCCGTCTTTATCGAGCCGCTCGGGCACAATCCCTTCATCAACTGGTACCGGCGCCGCACGCCCGAGGCCCGCACCCCGGACGAACGGCCGCTTCGGGCCACGGACCTGGATCGGGTCCGGACCTATTTCCAGGACGTCAAGTTCACCTATTTCAACCTGACCACCCTCTGCGCCCTGCCGTTTGGCGACGGGGAAACGTTCGATACGGTCTTTTCCCTGTGCGGCCGGCTCGACGGCTGGCTTCTGGGTGCGTTCCCCTGGCTTGGCCGCTATTCCTGGGTGGTCTTCATGGACATGCGCGGCCCTGTCAAACCGTCCGGACGCCCGTGA
- a CDS encoding glycosyltransferase — translation MRILFYSSLYPTAKNPVHGIFVRELAREVARLAEVRVVAPENGLRSLLARPAGTAGPPRPEAHVDRCRFWTVPKLFKHLDGRLLAAWSRGAFERAAGFEPDLVHAHYAYPDGAAAARLAAGAGLPLVVTCHGSDIHVLARDPARRGPIAAALGQAAAVVAVSRDLAGRIAELGVDPGRIHHIPNGVDLSRFPLAGKAAARRALGLAEDGPLLVAVGRLEPVKGYDRLLRALALLPGVRLVLAGDGSLGQALARLARECGISGRVRFAGAVPHEALAPYYQAADALVLASHSEGWPTVIHEGLACGTPVVAPAVGGIPEALAEPGLGVLVASAEPAPLAEGIRQALARPWDAAALRRAAEAHGWSAVAGRHLALYAEVLGLSPSPEKEVSPHVAVAPDPACGPRTASAR, via the coding sequence ATGCGGATTCTTTTTTACTCCTCCCTCTATCCCACGGCCAAAAATCCCGTGCACGGCATTTTCGTGCGCGAACTGGCCCGGGAGGTGGCCCGGCTGGCCGAGGTCCGGGTGGTGGCCCCGGAAAACGGCCTTCGAAGCCTGCTGGCCCGTCCGGCCGGGACCGCCGGCCCCCCGAGGCCGGAAGCCCACGTGGACCGCTGCCGGTTCTGGACCGTGCCGAAACTGTTCAAGCACCTGGACGGCCGCCTCCTGGCCGCCTGGAGCCGGGGGGCCTTCGAGCGGGCGGCAGGCTTCGAACCGGATCTGGTCCACGCCCACTACGCCTATCCGGACGGCGCGGCGGCGGCCCGGCTCGCCGCCGGGGCCGGCCTGCCCCTGGTCGTCACCTGCCATGGTTCGGACATCCATGTCCTGGCCAGGGATCCGGCCCGGCGCGGGCCCATTGCCGCAGCCCTTGGCCAGGCCGCGGCCGTGGTCGCGGTCTCGCGGGATCTGGCCGGCCGGATCGCCGAACTTGGCGTCGATCCCGGGCGCATCCATCACATTCCCAATGGCGTGGACCTGTCCCGTTTTCCCCTGGCCGGGAAGGCCGCGGCCCGGCGAGCCCTCGGTCTTGCCGAGGACGGGCCCCTTCTTGTGGCCGTCGGCCGCCTGGAGCCGGTCAAGGGCTACGACCGGCTGCTGCGGGCCCTGGCCCTCCTTCCCGGCGTCCGGCTGGTCCTGGCCGGCGACGGCAGCCTGGGCCAGGCGCTTGCGCGTCTGGCCCGGGAATGCGGCATTTCCGGGCGCGTGCGTTTCGCCGGGGCCGTGCCCCACGAGGCCCTCGCCCCGTATTACCAGGCCGCCGACGCCCTGGTCCTCGCCAGCCACAGCGAGGGCTGGCCGACCGTGATCCACGAGGGACTCGCCTGCGGCACGCCGGTGGTGGCCCCGGCCGTTGGCGGCATTCCCGAGGCCCTGGCCGAACCCGGCCTCGGGGTCCTGGTCGCCTCGGCCGAACCCGCTCCCCTGGCCGAGGGCATCCGGCAGGCCTTGGCGCGGCCCTGGGACGCCGCCGCGCTTCGCCGGGCGGCCGAGGCCCATGGCTGGTCGGCCGTGGCCGGGCGGCACCTGGCGCTTTACGCCGAGGTCCTCGGCCTGTCCCCGTCCCCCGAAAAGGAGGTTTCCCCCCATGTCGCTGTTGCGCCGGATCCTGCTTGCGGTCCTCGGACCGCTTCTGCTCGTTGA
- a CDS encoding right-handed parallel beta-helix repeat-containing protein — translation MSLLRRILLAVLGPLLLVEAALAADIQIRPTDAPAGLEARLRSVPPGTVLRIAPGLYPQGIQLSALRGTPAAPIRITADPGGAGMEGWRDKKAKAFGHGAGILLEKSSHVVIEGVTIAGFERGVTLGSCQDVTIKDSTITDVVSYGIMSYRSNGTTIEGNTIERASSEHGIYISDVAARIVITKNTIRDTHINGIHINGAVAGPVISGNRLERTGSFPTKEGGAGLTLIGGTTAPVVEGNRFSHIHGQGITLDAPNATITGNTFEACSWSAILGLPHGTNLRMTDNVFKDTGVIPLQFPPGILGSITASGNRYAANQPVCEVGDGQRKLGLKDWQGMGKDVR, via the coding sequence ATGTCGCTGTTGCGCCGGATCCTGCTTGCGGTCCTCGGACCGCTTCTGCTCGTTGAGGCCGCCCTGGCCGCGGACATCCAGATCCGGCCCACGGACGCGCCGGCCGGCCTGGAAGCCCGGCTTCGGTCCGTGCCGCCGGGCACGGTGCTTCGGATCGCCCCCGGCCTCTATCCGCAAGGCATCCAGCTCTCGGCACTGCGCGGCACCCCGGCCGCGCCCATCCGCATCACCGCCGACCCGGGCGGCGCCGGCATGGAGGGATGGCGGGACAAGAAGGCCAAGGCATTCGGCCATGGCGCGGGCATCCTGCTTGAGAAATCGAGCCACGTGGTCATCGAGGGCGTGACCATCGCCGGGTTCGAACGGGGCGTGACGCTCGGCAGCTGCCAGGACGTGACCATAAAGGACAGCACCATCACCGACGTGGTCAGCTACGGCATCATGTCCTACCGCAGCAACGGCACGACGATTGAGGGCAACACCATCGAGCGGGCCTCCAGCGAACACGGGATCTACATAAGCGACGTGGCCGCCAGGATCGTCATTACGAAAAACACCATCCGCGACACCCACATAAACGGCATCCACATCAACGGCGCCGTGGCCGGGCCGGTCATCTCCGGCAACCGGCTCGAGCGGACGGGTTCCTTTCCGACCAAGGAAGGCGGCGCCGGCCTGACGCTGATCGGCGGGACCACCGCACCCGTGGTCGAAGGCAACCGGTTCAGCCATATCCACGGCCAGGGCATCACCCTCGACGCCCCGAACGCGACGATCACGGGCAACACCTTCGAGGCCTGCTCCTGGAGCGCCATCCTGGGCCTGCCCCACGGCACCAACCTGCGTATGACGGACAACGTCTTCAAGGACACGGGCGTCATCCCCCTCCAGTTCCCCCCCGGCATCCTCGGCTCGATCACCGCCTCCGGCAACCGGTACGCCGCCAACCAGCCCGTGTGCGAGGTCGGCGACGGACAGCGGAAGCTTGGCCTCAAGGACTGGCAGGGGATGGGCAAGGATGTCCGCTGA